One Thermogemmatispora onikobensis DNA segment encodes these proteins:
- a CDS encoding class I SAM-dependent methyltransferase, with protein sequence MPLDPEAFDVEGTFEVSDYHYFYDPLLTEERSEQEVALIWRLLGLQPEVPVLDLACGYGRIANRLAARGCRVSGLDQSVAFLAQARAEAGQRGLAVDYRQGDMRSLPAEWTGRFAAVLSWFTSFGYFSDEENHQVLAEIARVLQPGGRLLLDLQNRERLLRESQRTRVLERDGAWQIDQLRYDVLSGRLHTRRVILRDGRQRETHFFVRLLTLPELADWLRQAGFSRVEAYDEAGAPFSLESRRLLTVATR encoded by the coding sequence ATGCCATTGGACCCGGAGGCTTTTGATGTTGAAGGCACCTTTGAGGTTTCCGACTACCACTACTTCTACGATCCGCTGCTGACGGAGGAGCGCAGCGAGCAGGAGGTGGCCCTGATCTGGCGGCTGCTTGGGCTGCAGCCAGAGGTGCCGGTGCTCGATCTGGCCTGCGGCTATGGCCGGATCGCCAACCGGCTGGCGGCTCGTGGCTGCCGGGTGAGCGGGCTGGACCAGAGCGTGGCTTTTCTGGCTCAGGCGCGCGCCGAGGCCGGGCAGCGGGGACTGGCGGTCGACTACCGTCAGGGCGATATGCGCTCATTGCCAGCAGAGTGGACGGGCCGCTTTGCCGCGGTCTTGAGCTGGTTCACCTCTTTCGGCTACTTCAGCGACGAGGAGAATCACCAGGTGCTGGCAGAGATTGCCCGCGTGCTGCAGCCCGGCGGACGGCTGTTGCTCGATCTGCAGAATCGCGAGCGTTTGCTCCGTGAGTCCCAGCGGACAAGAGTCTTGGAGCGCGACGGGGCCTGGCAGATCGATCAGCTGCGCTACGATGTGCTCAGCGGACGCCTGCACACCCGGCGTGTGATCCTGCGCGACGGGCGCCAGCGCGAGACGCATTTCTTTGTGCGTCTGCTCACTCTGCCCGAGTTGGCGGACTGGCTGCGCCAGGCTGGTTTCAGCCGGGTGGAAGCCTATGACGAGGCAGGCGCCCCGTTCAGCCTGGAGAGTCGACGCCTGCTGACGGTGGCCACCAGGTAG
- a CDS encoding DUF512 domain-containing protein — translation MPKLYGWVREVVPDSPADRAGLQPGDLIRTINGHLIRDLVDYQFYSADEVLTIVFERQQEQHEVTIERLEGESLGLIFGEEPTPFIRQCANKCVFCFIKGLPPRYASQPGLPHGLRSTLYIKDDDYRYSFLFGNFITLTNLKEQDWQRLAEQRLSPLYVSVHTTEPELRRKMVDGPRAGEILEQIRRLGELHITCHTQLVLCPGINDGEHLERSIQDLAALRPIVESISVVPVGLTKYNNLLKTGDLPPLRPYTRQEAEQIMVQVEAHQQRFAASHPEGYPFVYLSDEWYYLAGREVPPAAHYGDYAQIENGVGMTRYLLDQWESARRRLPTRMPQPRRLTLVTGTMARPIIERLAADLNRIEGLEAQVVAVENRFFGAQVTVAGLLCGQDVLATLLEQEHLGDLVLLPRIMLDNAGERFLDDVTVEEFQERLPVASRFVRNAQETVAAVRELAGLPAPRLWAALATH, via the coding sequence ATGCCAAAACTCTATGGTTGGGTGCGTGAGGTGGTGCCCGACAGTCCTGCGGACCGAGCGGGGCTGCAGCCCGGCGATCTCATCCGCACGATCAACGGCCATCTTATTCGCGACCTGGTCGATTACCAGTTTTACAGCGCCGACGAGGTTCTGACCATCGTCTTCGAGCGCCAGCAGGAGCAGCACGAGGTCACCATCGAACGCCTGGAAGGTGAGAGCCTGGGTCTGATCTTCGGCGAGGAGCCGACGCCGTTTATTCGCCAGTGTGCCAATAAGTGCGTCTTTTGCTTTATCAAAGGCTTGCCGCCGCGCTATGCCTCGCAGCCGGGGCTACCGCATGGCCTGCGCTCCACCCTCTACATCAAAGACGACGACTATCGCTACTCCTTCCTCTTCGGCAACTTCATCACCCTGACCAACCTCAAAGAGCAAGACTGGCAGCGTCTGGCCGAGCAGCGTCTGAGTCCGCTCTATGTTTCGGTCCACACGACCGAGCCGGAGCTGCGGCGCAAGATGGTTGATGGGCCGCGGGCTGGCGAGATTCTGGAGCAGATCCGGCGTCTGGGGGAGCTGCACATCACCTGTCACACCCAGCTCGTCCTCTGTCCGGGGATCAACGACGGCGAGCACCTCGAGCGCAGCATTCAGGACCTGGCGGCTCTGCGCCCCATCGTCGAATCGATCTCCGTGGTGCCAGTGGGCCTGACCAAATATAACAACCTGCTCAAGACCGGTGACCTGCCGCCGCTGCGCCCCTATACGCGCCAGGAGGCGGAGCAAATCATGGTCCAGGTGGAGGCTCATCAGCAGCGCTTTGCCGCCAGCCATCCCGAAGGCTATCCCTTTGTCTACCTCTCGGACGAATGGTACTATCTCGCGGGCCGCGAGGTTCCGCCCGCCGCTCATTACGGTGACTACGCCCAGATTGAAAACGGCGTGGGCATGACGCGCTACCTCCTCGATCAATGGGAGAGCGCGCGGCGTCGCCTGCCCACGCGCATGCCGCAGCCACGGCGCCTGACCCTGGTCACCGGGACGATGGCCCGGCCCATTATCGAGCGCCTGGCGGCGGACCTCAACCGCATCGAGGGCCTGGAAGCGCAGGTCGTCGCCGTCGAAAACCGCTTTTTCGGCGCTCAGGTCACCGTCGCCGGCCTGCTCTGCGGCCAGGATGTCCTTGCCACCCTCCTGGAGCAGGAGCACCTTGGCGATCTGGTCCTGTTGCCACGCATCATGCTTGACAACGCCGGTGAGCGCTTTCTCGACGATGTGACCGTTGAAGAATTTCAAGAGCGCCTGCCAGTGGCCTCGCGCTTCGTGCGCAATGCCCAGGAGACCGTGGCCGCCGTCCGCGAGCTGGCCGGTCTGCCGGCACCGCGCCTGTGGGCGGCCCTGGCGACCCACTGA
- a CDS encoding helix-turn-helix domain-containing protein, translating to MSAPNDPWWVKMGLPAFEAGPDGYPRPGQVTRYYRQQMVKACGWFWSQKDLALALGLSEITVRKMEATDMGFDSISRRRAVARLLNIPPVLFALAAHPDDSALVGPQHDPATFFILHGSPLFTDSNLPDWQSAGHFVQEAWIHHHQTSARPDLARLHCLLNDLYRQLPFTMGPERTSALQLLTSAHMLYSTALRDLQCFEPALQQATKALHWAHQSNAYDAMAAVYFWVGLTFLDANDPKQALKYFEKSKVLQSQAPASLKAALLLHYGVARALTARSEQERRSALAPFDRAASLIRSGQTQEDPFFVKADVDRYHVDRARALLSLGRPREALAELEQRRPASELRRRSIYAIILEAEGQFQCGELEQAAYLLKQCLPHARGLHSFLNMQRIQALYKRLKTSPAAHTQAIVELGNQLGTDFPG from the coding sequence ATGAGTGCCCCAAACGATCCGTGGTGGGTCAAGATGGGCCTGCCCGCCTTTGAAGCTGGCCCCGATGGCTATCCCCGGCCAGGCCAGGTGACCCGCTACTATCGCCAGCAGATGGTCAAAGCCTGTGGCTGGTTCTGGAGTCAGAAGGATCTCGCCCTGGCCCTGGGCCTGAGCGAGATCACCGTGCGCAAAATGGAGGCTACCGACATGGGTTTCGATTCGATCTCTCGACGCCGGGCCGTGGCTCGCTTGCTCAACATTCCCCCGGTGCTGTTCGCCCTGGCCGCCCACCCGGATGACTCCGCGCTGGTGGGTCCGCAACACGATCCCGCGACCTTTTTCATCTTGCACGGCTCGCCTCTCTTCACCGACAGCAATCTGCCCGACTGGCAGAGCGCCGGGCACTTCGTGCAAGAAGCCTGGATTCACCATCATCAGACCAGCGCTCGCCCCGATCTGGCCCGTCTGCACTGCCTGCTCAACGACCTCTACCGCCAGCTCCCTTTTACGATGGGGCCGGAGCGCACCAGCGCGCTGCAGCTCCTGACCAGCGCCCACATGCTCTACAGCACGGCGCTCCGCGATCTCCAATGCTTTGAGCCGGCCCTCCAACAGGCCACCAAGGCCCTCCATTGGGCCCACCAGAGCAACGCCTACGACGCGATGGCCGCAGTCTACTTCTGGGTCGGCCTGACCTTTTTAGATGCGAACGATCCCAAACAGGCGCTGAAGTACTTCGAAAAAAGCAAAGTGCTGCAGTCCCAGGCGCCGGCCTCCCTGAAGGCCGCGCTCTTGCTCCACTATGGCGTTGCGCGCGCCCTGACCGCGCGCAGCGAGCAAGAGCGGCGCTCGGCCCTGGCTCCCTTCGATCGCGCCGCCAGCCTCATCAGGAGCGGCCAGACCCAGGAAGATCCCTTCTTTGTCAAGGCCGACGTGGACCGCTATCACGTCGACCGCGCCCGTGCCCTGCTGTCGCTGGGGCGTCCCCGTGAGGCCCTGGCCGAGTTAGAGCAGCGCCGTCCCGCCTCTGAGTTGCGGCGCCGCAGCATCTACGCCATCATTCTGGAGGCTGAAGGCCAGTTCCAGTGCGGCGAGCTGGAGCAGGCGGCCTACCTCCTGAAGCAATGTCTCCCTCATGCTCGCGGGCTGCACTCCTTCCTCAACATGCAACGCATCCAGGCCCTCTACAAGCGTCTGAAGACCTCGCCCGCCGCTCATACCCAGGCCATCGTGGAGCTGGGGAACCAGCTCGGGACGGACTTCCCAGGGTAG
- a CDS encoding Eco57I restriction-modification methylase domain-containing protein, with translation MDRSPEKASVTDQREMEAAVGVAALKARICEAIVLVLTALVRQAQRLLAGEAEPTMGAQYGQLARLALEDLEGLCAQALRLVYRLLVTETLERAGLLGVEDPFGEREQLTAGAEAPAYRLWRGLQQRWALLRAGCRRRGLTLAPYPGRLFDPATTPYLEALPLPDAPLAQILALFKSVPLAAQVSAETGWIWPPAALYEDLLAYEPRLASEPLCEVQDRGRRFVLPARLTVPSVGCDGRRFSPVARPIRTISPGDLYLAPGSGRKSSGSYSTPPALVSYLVRRTLEPLVKGCRGVEEVLALRVVDPAMGTGAFLVAACDYLARACVCSSGAAEAPQEATCEESLLYRRLVVERCLSGVDFDELAVELSRYVRASGLYPAQRAALGGGKASGGDLNSYKLFVDRSYRLLRPGGHAGLVVPASLYTDQSSTGLRRLLLEEGRLLVLLGFENRAALFPIDSRCKFALLVFARERPQPTAQVRAAFMLRDPAVLESDEERFTIRLPYALIARFAPETLSLLELRTQGEADLLSRIYGARPLLGEQQAEEEADAWSVMLAREFDLTSDRSLFNRAGQGWPLYEGKTIHQYCASFAAPRYYVLPAVGLPALLRSELARLERTLDALARERWPQLLPDSGRHERVAALLAAHGRGPLSARDVRLDCEVPRLAFRRVASGTNERSLIATILPTGCFLGNTLTYVRPWRLDRDRLAALLSAGPAQPLSRAYEPALSPLQLACLCGLLNSFVLDYVIRRKITVDLTMFQVRQLPVPHFAEDQPHCRAIARRVARLVCLDPAFQALRGQLLGSEDAPVLSLARRQERQQLQNEIDAIVAHLYGLSASDLRDLLFAPQSFPLVAPAIKEGVLRAFSAVERWLERE, from the coding sequence ATGGATCGATCTCCTGAAAAGGCGTCGGTGACCGACCAGCGAGAGATGGAGGCTGCCGTCGGTGTCGCGGCTCTGAAAGCGCGTATCTGCGAGGCGATTGTCCTGGTGCTGACGGCGCTGGTCAGGCAGGCGCAGCGGCTGCTCGCGGGAGAGGCTGAGCCGACAATGGGCGCTCAATATGGGCAACTGGCCAGGCTGGCTCTGGAGGATCTGGAGGGCCTCTGTGCGCAGGCGCTGCGCCTGGTCTATCGCCTCTTGGTGACCGAAACCCTCGAACGCGCCGGCCTCCTGGGAGTAGAGGACCCGTTTGGTGAGCGAGAGCAACTGACTGCGGGGGCCGAGGCTCCTGCTTACCGCCTCTGGAGAGGTTTGCAGCAGCGATGGGCGCTCCTGCGCGCCGGCTGTCGGCGGCGTGGGCTGACCCTGGCCCCCTATCCTGGCCGCCTCTTTGATCCCGCGACTACTCCCTATCTGGAAGCCCTGCCGCTGCCCGATGCGCCGCTGGCACAGATCCTGGCCCTGTTCAAGTCTGTCCCGCTCGCCGCGCAGGTGAGCGCTGAGACTGGCTGGATCTGGCCGCCGGCGGCGCTCTATGAGGATCTGCTGGCCTATGAGCCGCGCCTGGCCAGCGAGCCGCTGTGCGAGGTACAGGACCGGGGACGGCGCTTCGTTCTTCCTGCACGGCTCACTGTCCCCTCGGTGGGCTGCGACGGTCGGAGGTTCTCCCCAGTGGCGCGCCCTATCCGTACTATCTCCCCTGGCGACCTCTATCTGGCTCCCGGTAGCGGGCGCAAGAGCAGCGGCAGCTACTCGACGCCTCCCGCCCTGGTCTCCTATCTGGTGCGCCGGACGCTGGAGCCGCTGGTGAAAGGCTGCCGGGGCGTCGAGGAGGTGCTGGCGCTCAGGGTCGTCGATCCGGCAATGGGCACAGGCGCCTTTTTGGTGGCGGCCTGCGACTACCTGGCCCGAGCCTGTGTCTGCTCCTCTGGTGCGGCGGAGGCGCCACAGGAGGCAACTTGCGAGGAGTCGCTGCTCTACCGTCGTTTGGTGGTCGAGCGCTGCCTCTCTGGTGTTGATTTCGATGAGCTGGCTGTGGAGCTGAGCCGCTATGTGCGGGCCAGCGGCCTCTATCCAGCTCAGCGTGCTGCTCTCGGTGGCGGTAAAGCGAGCGGTGGCGACCTTAACAGTTATAAGCTCTTTGTCGATCGCTCCTATCGCCTGCTACGTCCCGGCGGCCACGCTGGTCTCGTGGTGCCGGCCAGCCTCTATACCGATCAGAGCAGCACCGGCCTGCGCCGCTTGCTCTTGGAAGAGGGGCGCCTGCTCGTGCTGCTGGGCTTTGAGAACCGCGCCGCCCTCTTCCCTATCGACAGCCGCTGCAAGTTTGCCTTGCTGGTTTTTGCGCGCGAGCGACCCCAGCCTACCGCCCAGGTGCGGGCCGCCTTTATGCTGCGTGATCCCGCTGTTCTGGAGAGCGACGAAGAGCGGTTCACCATTCGCCTGCCCTACGCCCTGATCGCCCGCTTTGCCCCGGAAACCCTCTCGCTGCTGGAGCTGCGTACTCAGGGCGAGGCCGATCTCCTCAGCCGCATCTATGGCGCCAGACCGCTGCTTGGCGAGCAGCAGGCGGAAGAGGAGGCCGACGCCTGGTCGGTGATGCTGGCGCGCGAGTTCGATCTGACGAGCGATCGCTCCCTCTTCAACCGTGCTGGCCAGGGCTGGCCCCTCTACGAGGGGAAGACCATCCACCAGTACTGCGCCTCCTTTGCCGCGCCGCGCTATTATGTCCTCCCCGCCGTCGGGCTGCCGGCCCTGCTGCGCAGCGAGCTGGCTCGTCTGGAGCGGACACTGGATGCGCTGGCCAGGGAACGCTGGCCCCAGCTCTTGCCTGACAGCGGGCGCCACGAGCGCGTGGCAGCTCTGCTGGCCGCTCATGGCCGCGGCCCCCTGAGCGCCAGGGATGTCCGCCTCGATTGCGAGGTGCCGCGCCTGGCCTTTCGGCGGGTGGCCAGTGGCACCAATGAGCGCAGCCTGATCGCGACCATTCTCCCCACCGGCTGCTTTCTTGGCAATACACTGACCTACGTCCGTCCCTGGCGCCTCGACCGGGACCGGCTGGCGGCCCTGCTGAGCGCTGGGCCGGCCCAACCGCTCAGCAGGGCCTACGAGCCTGCCCTCTCGCCGCTGCAACTGGCCTGCCTCTGCGGCCTCCTCAATTCCTTTGTGCTTGACTACGTGATCCGGCGCAAGATCACGGTCGATCTCACCATGTTTCAGGTCCGCCAGCTACCGGTGCCCCACTTCGCTGAGGATCAGCCGCACTGCCGGGCCATCGCCCGCCGCGTCGCTCGCCTTGTCTGCCTTGACCCCGCCTTTCAGGCCCTGCGTGGCCAGCTACTGGGGAGCGAAGACGCGCCCGTCCTGTCACTGGCGAGGCGCCAGGAACGCCAGCAACTTCAGAATGAGATCGATGCCATTGTGGCCCATCTCTACGGTCTGAGCGCCAGTGACCTGCGCGACCTGCTCTTTGCTCCCCAGAGCTTCCCCCTGGTCGCCCCTGCCATCAAGGAGGGAGTACTGCGAGCATTCAGCGCCGTCGAGCGCTGGCTTGAGCGCGAGTGA